The following nucleotide sequence is from Anatilimnocola floriformis.
TGCGGCAGGGTTTCGCAGAACTGTTCGCCGGTGTTCGTCTTGATCGGGTTCAGTTCACCGCGATATTCGAGCGGCGAGTAAGGCTTGGGGTCGAAAGATTCCTGATGGGCCATGCCGCCCGGCAGGTAGATATGAATGACGCTCTGGGCCTTGGCTTGGAGAAAGTCGTAGTGCTTTTGATCGGCCTGAGCAGATTTCATCCGGAAGAAATCGGTCAGGGTCAGGCCCAAACCGCCGATCGCGCCGACGGTCAACATCGCGCGGCGGCTCATTCGATTGCCTTCACACTTCATAACGGTTCTCCAAGGAAGGAATTGCTAGCGGAGGTAAGGTGGGAGCAAAAACAGCGGAGCAAAATTGCGGCCAAGCAAACATCAAGCGGGTGCTAGTTGATTATGGCCAGCGGCCCGGGATCGTTTCAGGTGGAGGGAAAAATCAGGCAGGTTGCTCGTGCCCAGGTGGCAAGAGCTAACGGTTGGGCGGGGGATGCAGTCGCGGGAGCTAACCCATCGACCTTATCCAATGGGTGAAAATACCCGCCGGCGAAAGCGTTGTCAAACTTGTTTTGGCCAGATTGTTCAGGCTGCTCGCCGACTCGGCAGCCGAGGTAATGCGGTCATTGCTTCTTCAGATCCATGTCGTATGTGTTTTTGCCCGCTTTGACCGTGTAGGTAAAACCTGACGAATCGGCCCGTTCGTACCGAACAGGAAAGATCCGCGGCCCTTCTCCCTTGCTGCTGTCGGCAGGCCCAGGCTGATTGACGGCGATCTTGCAGTCACCCAGCGTGGCCCCATCGTCCTTGGCATTGGTTGACAAGCGATACTTGCCAGCCGCGTCGGTGGTACCTGTCGCGCGGGTGTTCTTTTGCGTGTTTTCGAACATCACATTGACGTTCGGCAGCGGTTGCCCCTCGAGTGTGACGGTACCAGTCACATCACCCAAGCCCGAGCCGCAGCCCGTGACTGCGAACGCACACAACAGCAACGCCAATCCAAGAACCCTGCGAACAAACATCCAACCTCCACAGCCAAAGAGAGCAGCCACGCTCGCCAGAGCGCGGGGGACTCGAGATAGCGGATTCTATGGCCCACCGTCTGGCGACGGCGGCTACTGCTAAGCCAAGCATTGACGAAGCGATTAATAGTCTTCGGTAATGACTTCGCCGTCACGTCGATCGCCCAATTGCCGCAGCGTGGTCAGGCTGATCGTTTGCCGAATGTTTCGCACCGCGCCATCACCCATTAAGAACAGCACCGTCGCCGGATGCCAAGAGCCAAACATCTTGTGGCGTTCGCTGGAAAAATTGTCCTGCGAGCCGCGCGACAGCCCGGCTGGATGAGCCATGTTTCGCACGGTGTGGCATTCATACCAGGCCACCTGCTGAG
It contains:
- a CDS encoding carboxypeptidase-like regulatory domain-containing protein — its product is MFVRRVLGLALLLCAFAVTGCGSGLGDVTGTVTLEGQPLPNVNVMFENTQKNTRATGTTDAAGKYRLSTNAKDDGATLGDCKIAVNQPGPADSSKGEGPRIFPVRYERADSSGFTYTVKAGKNTYDMDLKKQ